One genomic segment of Sphingorhabdus sp. M41 includes these proteins:
- a CDS encoding polysaccharide biosynthesis protein: protein MIENITTVITSLLEKIAQLARWQKKTIVLLLDIILCIQSIWIAYSLRIGVWVLWDIAVQKIVLVCLLLMVPVFILSGVYNAIFRYAGTGMMKTLVRAFAIYSVIIGSVFAVIGVDGVPRTIGLIQPVVFFILVGFARVTARYLMIDILGRNRFAGDVKNVLIYGAGSAGQQLASSMRSEPAMRLCGYVDDDRRLDGQRLDGNKVFWSGHLPDLIEKRNITDILLALPRINRKKRRKIVDRIREFKVHVQTLPNIQEIIAGKIAFSDIRELEIEDLLGREPVLPNELLFGRTIVGKTVLVTGAGGSIGGELCRQIAKSGARRLILLDLSEFSLYVIEKELQNFVANREGLRLELIPILGSVVDAGRLDEIFSRWKPDTVFHAAAYKHVPLVEANPIEGIRNNILGTQTLAAAAEAAQVKDFILISTDKAVRPTNVMGATKRAAEQVIQNFADTASATRFSMVRFGNVLGSSGSVVPLFRKQIEQGGPITLTDRKVTRYFMTIPEAAQLVIQAAGMAKGGEVFVLDMGKSVKILDLAETMVRLSGLTVRDDANPDGDIEILEVGLRAGEKLYEELIIGNDPQSTLHERIMKAHESYIGSEALNELIASLMNCRDPDAAVSMLKSLVPEFEHGRDNEPMEKAS from the coding sequence ATGATTGAAAATATCACAACCGTTATCACGTCTTTGCTAGAAAAAATTGCACAGCTAGCGCGCTGGCAAAAAAAGACGATCGTGTTGTTGCTCGACATAATCTTGTGCATCCAGTCAATCTGGATAGCCTACTCGCTTCGCATCGGCGTCTGGGTTTTGTGGGATATTGCCGTTCAGAAAATCGTGCTGGTGTGCCTCTTGTTAATGGTCCCGGTTTTCATTCTGAGTGGCGTGTATAACGCAATTTTTCGCTATGCCGGCACCGGAATGATGAAAACATTGGTCCGTGCTTTCGCAATATATTCCGTAATCATCGGATCTGTCTTTGCCGTAATAGGGGTGGATGGAGTCCCGCGAACAATCGGGCTCATTCAACCGGTAGTATTCTTCATTCTGGTTGGTTTTGCCAGGGTAACCGCACGATATTTGATGATCGATATTCTCGGCAGGAACAGGTTTGCTGGCGACGTCAAAAATGTCTTGATCTATGGCGCGGGCAGTGCCGGACAGCAATTGGCCTCGTCGATGCGGTCTGAACCGGCCATGCGATTATGCGGTTATGTTGATGATGACCGAAGGCTGGACGGCCAACGATTGGACGGCAACAAAGTTTTCTGGAGCGGGCACCTTCCTGATCTGATCGAAAAACGGAATATAACGGATATTCTTCTGGCCTTGCCGAGGATCAACCGGAAAAAACGCCGCAAGATTGTTGACCGGATCCGTGAGTTCAAGGTGCACGTTCAGACATTGCCGAATATCCAGGAAATTATCGCAGGCAAGATTGCATTCAGCGATATTCGTGAGCTGGAAATTGAAGATTTGCTTGGACGAGAGCCGGTTTTGCCGAACGAACTGCTGTTTGGCAGGACGATTGTCGGCAAGACGGTGTTGGTTACGGGTGCTGGCGGATCTATCGGCGGTGAACTCTGCCGGCAGATTGCAAAGTCGGGAGCCCGTCGTCTGATCTTATTGGATCTGTCAGAATTTTCTCTTTATGTAATTGAAAAAGAGCTTCAAAATTTCGTTGCTAATCGAGAGGGGCTGAGGCTGGAATTGATTCCGATTTTGGGCTCGGTCGTCGATGCAGGCAGGCTGGACGAAATATTCTCCCGATGGAAACCGGATACTGTTTTTCATGCGGCAGCCTATAAGCATGTGCCTCTGGTAGAAGCCAACCCGATCGAGGGTATCAGAAACAATATATTGGGAACGCAAACACTGGCAGCAGCAGCTGAGGCGGCGCAGGTTAAAGACTTCATCCTGATCAGTACCGACAAAGCGGTTCGACCGACCAATGTAATGGGTGCTACCAAACGGGCTGCCGAACAGGTGATCCAGAATTTCGCAGACACTGCCAGCGCGACCAGGTTTTCGATGGTTCGATTTGGCAACGTCCTTGGTTCGAGCGGGTCCGTGGTACCCCTGTTCCGCAAGCAAATCGAGCAGGGCGGTCCAATCACCCTGACAGACCGCAAGGTCACCCGTTATTTCATGACCATACCCGAAGCGGCGCAACTGGTCATTCAGGCTGCAGGCATGGCAAAAGGCGGTGAAGTATTCGTTCTTGATATGGGCAAATCGGTGAAAATTCTGGACCTCGCAGAGACGATGGTTCGACTGTCAGGCCTGACTGTCAGGGATGACGCCAATCCTGACGGCGATATCGAAATCCTGGAAGTCGGACTGCGTGCGGGCGAAAAACTCTATGAAGAATTGATTATCGGTAATGATCCACAATCGACATTACACGAACGGAT